The following is a genomic window from Mustela lutreola isolate mMusLut2 chromosome 5, mMusLut2.pri, whole genome shotgun sequence.
cggggtcctcagatctggccccacattgggctctctgctcagtggggagcctgcttctccctctccctctgcctgctgctctgcctgctcatgctcacttgctcgctctctctctgtcaaataataaacaaacaaaatctttaaaaaattattttaatgtcatttaaatataaattttacaagTCACTTTTGTTAGGAAATACCACATAACtaatttctattaaatattttgatttaaatgttttcacttattgctttctttcttcttaaatttattctaaCATCTTGATTCCCTTTCCTTTTCAGATGCAACAACTGTTCCATGAGAATTATGAACATAATCGGAAGGGTTATATCCAAGACCTTCACAATAGCAAAATCCATGCAGCCATAACACTTCACCCCAACAAAAGGCCTGCCTACCAATACAGGCTTCATAATTATATGCTCAGCCGCAAGATTTCTGAACTCCGCTACCGCACCATCCAGCTCCACCGGGAGAGTGCTTTGATGAGCAAGCTCAGTAACAGTGAGGTGAGTAAAGAGGACCAGCAGCTGGGAGTGATGCCGTCTTTCAACCACTTCCAGCCCCGGGAGAGAGATGAAGTGATAGAATGGGAGTTCCTGACGGGCAAACTCCTTTACTCAGCATCTGAGAACCAGCCTCCTCGACAGAACATCAACAGCATCCTAAGAACAGCCCTGGACGACACAGTCCTGCAGGTGATGGAGATGATCAATGAAAATGCCAAGAGCAGGGGACGGCTCATTGACTTCAAGGAAATTCAATATGGCTACCGCAGGGTTGATCCCATGCATGGGGTAGAGTACATTTTGGATTTACTCCTCTTATATAAAAGACACAAGGGGAGGAAACTAACTGTGCCAGTGAGACGTCATGCTTATCTTCAGCAGTTGTTCAGCAGGCCTTTCTTCAGAGAAACCGAAGAGCTAGATGTCAATAGTCTTGTGGAGAGTATTAACAGTGACACTCAGTCATTCTCCTTTATATCTAATTCTTTAAAGATACTATCTTCTTTTCAAGGTCCCAAAGAAATGGGAGggcacaatgaaaagaaaatacacattcttgTTCCTCTCATTGGAAGGTATGACATTTTCTTAAGGTTCATGGACAACTTTGAAAAAACTTGTCTTATTCCAAAGCAGAATGTAAAGCTGGTCATCACCCTTTTCAGTAGGGATTCTGGCCAAGATTCCAGCAAGCATATCGAGCTGATAAAAGAATATCAGAACAACTACCCTAAAGCAGAAATTACTTTGATCCCCATGAAGGGAGAGTTTTCCAGAGGTCTCGGTCTTGAAATGGCTTCTTCCCAGTTTGACAATGATACTTTGCTGCTATTTTGTGATGTTGACTTGATCTTCAGAGGAGACTTTCTCCAACGGTGTAGAGATAATACAATTCAGGGACAACAGGTATACTACCCTATCATCTTTAGCCAGTATGACCCAAAGGTAACCAATGGAGGAAATCCTCCCACTGATGATGACTTTGTCTTCTCAAAGAAGACTGGATTTTGGAGAGACTATGGGTATGGAATTACCTGTATTTATAAAAGTGATCTTCTGGGTGCAGGTGGATTTGATACCTCAATACAAGGCTGGGGACTGGAAGATGTCGATCTCTACAATAAAGTCATTCTATCTGGCTTAAGGCCTTTCAGAAGCCAAGAAGTGGGAGTGGTGCATATTTTCCATCCAGTTCATTGTGACCCTAACTTGGATCCTAAGCAGTATAAGATGTGCTTAGGATCTAAGGCAAGTACTTTTGCGTCCACCATGCAACTGGCTGAACTCTGGTTGGAAAAACATTTGGGTGTCAGGTACAATCGAACTCTCTCCTGACAGTCCAGGCAACACATATTGCCTTTTTCAAGGGGAGTTTACCTCATTGttggttgttgttatttttattttattattgttatttttattattataattattattgttataattttattttgttatcctGGTCTTAAACTACTCTTGGTTGTCTTCCAAAGGGTGTTTGTTGACCTCAAGCAAGAAAAGTCTGCAGTTCACTGATATTTCAGATTTCTACTGAAGTCAattctcttttacttttatatatctttatttgaGATTGAGTTAAATTGTGGCAATCAAATGACTTTTGAAGTTCATTCCACATGAGAGACAGCTTAGAAGAATGTTCTCTTGGGGCTTAAAGATGCAATATcgacttttattttgtttgttaaattcaATGTGATACAAATATTTACTGGTGAAAGGTACCACAAAAGTGCTTTATGCTTCCTATGGGGAAGGGACTCTGTAACATAAACTTGAGTTTTGTAATTTATACAAGGACTTAAATATATAGacaataattttcttcatctttagaatttttaaagtaaatgaacACTTATgattgtatgtttattttttaaaaaaaaagttttaaaaattgaggagTTTTGTTCCACAAGCAACCGGTACTGGCTACCCTGGTCTTCTGACAATTATGTACTCCTCACAACTGTCTGCTATAAATGCGaatgaactttattttctcaaggaaatatgatttaattaaatattcatgTACATTTTAGAAGCTTTATGAAACGATGTCCTTCATTTGCTGGCAAGAAGATAAAATATGACAGAACCTggttatttataataaaacacaGGTATAACAGTAATCTTTTCCAAAAACCCTGAAAAGGTTGTGTTGTTTCCTTTCAGTCATATCTGATGTATTTCTTAGCAGTCATACTCACCAAATGTGCTTGCTACATAGACTGGAGAAGTTAATAAGGGATTATGGGCATACTGTTTGTATTATTATGCTTTAAATCCTGGCCTTTCACAACTGATTAAAATGAGTGGTTTCTTTATTCAATAATTTACATTCCAGGAGAAGCATTCTTCCTCAATCTCTTCAGCTTTGTGATCAAACTGAAGCAAGAACAGGACAGAAACTGCCTTTAATTTGGGTTAAGTTGGGTTTTCACAAAATGTAGCAGATTGTACATACTGTTCtgcactttgattttcttttttcacacaATAGGACTAAAATTTgcttcaaattttatttgaaagttgttGTAAATTGCTACCATTATTTGGAACTGATTGCCAGGAAACCATACAGCATTTGCCTTCGTGATGGTTTTATACAAGGTAATGGTCTCCTTTAGTGAGGACATTTGGGgagcctcaaaaaaaaagaaaaaaaaattgcttaatgTTGTGACAAATGTGATGGCACTCTCCTTGACTATAACATATAATCTTAATAATGTCAAACTCATTAGAAAGGAATTGATGGCACTTTTAGACGTTAAAAATCTTGACAGGGCCAACAATTCAgaattgatctctgctctaatattttcTTGGCCTTCATAAACCTTTGCTTTTTTCCTACATTATGTGGCTTACCTctcttaacagtttttttttccccctgaacaGTAAATATATTAACATGCAGTAAAAATAGTCATTTGGGAAGAGCTACTGCAAAGTAATAATTATTAATGATTTCATTAACAAAGTAAAGAAATCAGGGGCTGCTCTTTCCTTTAACTTATGACAGCTGAAAAACAGCCCAAGTCTTGAGGCAACCACCTGAGGATGAAGTGGCATTCTCTAATACTTGTGAAATTATACTAATGAAACAAGGAAATGCAGAAAGCTCCTCTGAACTTAATTACTTACCTGCATACTGTCCTAAAATTAATGAAAGttcatttaaattgtattttgtaattttgtattaAGTTTTCCTATCATTTTGTTTCAGGCACTGCAATATTTCCTGACTGAAACTTTATTGGAATTATACTAGTGAAATTAAGAGTGTTTTCCTATCTGTTCAGTGTCTATTATTTAAAATCCCTGTAAGGCTGAAGGGTAATACAACACAAATGCAACCTGAAGCCATCTAGATGTATGTTCCTGCCATTACCTTATTTGGAAACCTGTGGGTGTTCTGTTTAAGTGTTACTCCAGTAATAATTCCATCTTACTGATCATGCTTCTCTCTGCTCACTACCATCCTGTGCATTTTACTTGCATTGTCCTTTTAAatgtaatcctcacaacagctctcagaatattgatattattttctttgttccacAGACGTGGAAACTGAGGCCATGAACGATGAAGTCACATGTCCCAAGTTCACACTCTTGGCACAAGACTTCAGTTAACTGTTACCGAATTGGAAGCACCTGCGTTTCCACCCTAGCCTAAGGCCTCTCTGTTGTTGGGGTGTTGTAGTAGACAATGGGCAAAGGTCTAGCTGACCCCATGAACTTGTATGATACACCGTTCAGCTTACTTCTGCTGTATGCTTGTTCTGGGCTGTGCTCAGTTTGCTGATGTTTTGCTCAGTAAAAGCGTCTTCAGCCTTTTAATTTCAGTCTTCCATCCCTTTGCTAGCAGTGTTGTTGGGGAAAGGTTT
Proteins encoded in this region:
- the CHSY3 gene encoding chondroitin sulfate synthase 3, producing the protein MAVRSRRPWMSVALGLVLGFTAASWLIAPRVAELSERKRRGSSLCSYYGRSAAGPGAGAQQPLPQPQPRPRLEQSPPPVRQELQGPPLAEAAPGVTSFRSSPWQQPPPLQQRRRGREPEGATGLPGAPVAEGEPEEEDGGAAGQRRSGRPGSSHNGSGDGGAAAPSSRPRDFLYVGVMTAQKYLGSRALAAQRTWARFIPGRVEFFSSQQSPNAGMSQPPPPLPVIALPGVDDSYPPQKKSFMMIKYMHDHYLDKYEWFMRADDDVYIKGDKLEEFLRSLNSSKPLYLGQTGLGNIEELGKLGLEPGENFCMGGPGMIFSREVLRRMVPHIGECLREMYTTHEDVEVGRCVRRFGGTQCVWSYEMQQLFHENYEHNRKGYIQDLHNSKIHAAITLHPNKRPAYQYRLHNYMLSRKISELRYRTIQLHRESALMSKLSNSEVSKEDQQLGVMPSFNHFQPRERDEVIEWEFLTGKLLYSASENQPPRQNINSILRTALDDTVLQVMEMINENAKSRGRLIDFKEIQYGYRRVDPMHGVEYILDLLLLYKRHKGRKLTVPVRRHAYLQQLFSRPFFRETEELDVNSLVESINSDTQSFSFISNSLKILSSFQGPKEMGGHNEKKIHILVPLIGRYDIFLRFMDNFEKTCLIPKQNVKLVITLFSRDSGQDSSKHIELIKEYQNNYPKAEITLIPMKGEFSRGLGLEMASSQFDNDTLLLFCDVDLIFRGDFLQRCRDNTIQGQQVYYPIIFSQYDPKVTNGGNPPTDDDFVFSKKTGFWRDYGYGITCIYKSDLLGAGGFDTSIQGWGLEDVDLYNKVILSGLRPFRSQEVGVVHIFHPVHCDPNLDPKQYKMCLGSKASTFASTMQLAELWLEKHLGVRYNRTLS